In Helianthus annuus cultivar XRQ/B chromosome 8, HanXRQr2.0-SUNRISE, whole genome shotgun sequence, a single genomic region encodes these proteins:
- the LOC110877973 gene encoding uncharacterized protein LOC110877973: MARKGNQQKNGFGGSTSSHKKGGLQSGSTMPNKKQKGSAGNTKDAKGEDYSSDAQPSVFVVDASQKPNHLKEDKKKTGDHGNVKIQGTAGAEQSEPCDSTSQDYTSTTGEEDKWASKNRTFESVELPETVGVRYLKTFVSSVSKASTEWLHKHRPLLDILVTKILTSRDYVRMKIKHAYPIVLKWLSHFMSILLVLSMVWLDCTLRGIDSVIRMGTTSFLTVIWCSIFSAVAMIGMLKFITVGAIVVLVALFVGFTLGLLLLVVSGIVFLWLYGSFWTTLTVLAIAGMSFTFSHERLALLIMTLYSLYSAWTLVGWLGLIFALNLSFFSSDALVYLLRNNMNEHRRANSVPEQPAGMQSGPGEEEHTDGGSHPPADRGSGVPSTSGSDSEDEVVRLLNSADHYSALGLSRFQEIDVTFLKREYRKKAMLVHPDKNMGNEKAAEAFKKLQNAYEVLLDTSKQKAYDDELRREDLLNYFRRFQNTTPKNKRDGFFGRSEVHVDDPLGESRRIACQKCGSFHMWFYSKKTKARARSCQDCKDFHPAKDGDGWVEQSSQPFLFGIFHKVDTPRAYVCADSKIYDATEWYLCQGMRCPTNTHKPSFHVNTSVMSKHSYSKGASSSHRGGGGGMPNMDETMTEEEFMEWLQNAVQSGMFDNFAAANGGSPSNSSKNGSSSSSKQRKKKGKKW, translated from the exons ATGGCTCGTAAAGGAAACCAACAGAAGAATGGGTTTGGGGGAAGCACATCAAGCCACAAAAAAGGTGGTCTCCAGTCGGGGTCTACAATGCCTAATAAAAAGCAAAAGGGAAGCGCAGGCAACACAAAAGATGCTAAAGGTGAAGATTATTCAAGTGATGCACAACCATCCGTATTTGTCGTAGATGCCTCTCAAAAACCCAATCATCTTAAAGAAGACAAGAAAAAGACTGGTGACCATGGTAATGTAAAGATTCAGGGTACAGCTGGCGCAGAGCAATCAGAACCATGTGACAGTACTTCTCAAGATTACACGTCTACAACTGGGGAAGAAGATAAATGGGCTTCAAAGAATAGAACGTTTGAAAGTGTAGAGCTTCCAGAAACTGTGGGCGTTAGGTACTTAAAGACATTTGTATCGTCTGTCTCAAAGGCCTCAACTGAATGGCTGCACAAACACAGGCCATTGCTTGATATATTAGTAACCAAAATATTAACCTCTCGTGATTACGTTAGAATGAAAATCAAGCATGCTTACCCGATTGTCTTGAAATGGCTTTCACATTTCATGAGCATATTGCTTGTTCTTTCGATGGTGTGGCTGGATTGCACCCTTAGAGGTATAGACTCTGTTATACGCATGGGGACCACATCATTTCTCACTGTTATTTGGTGCAGCATCTTTTCCGCGGTTGCAATGATTGGAATGCTCAAGTTTATTACTGTTGGG GCCATAGTTGTTTTGGTTGCACTTTTTGTAGGGTTTACCCTTGGTCTTTTGTTGCTTGTTGTTTCTGGAATTGTTTTCTTATGGTTGTATGGAAGCTTTTGGACAACTTTAACTGTCCTAGCTATTGCCG GAATGTCTTTTACATTTAGCCATGAGCGCCTTGCGCTGCTAATTATGACGCTGTACTCTTTATATTCTGCATGGACATTGGTTGGCTGGCTTGGCCTTATCTTCGctttgaatttatcatttttctCAAGTGACGCCCTTGTATACTTGTTGAGGAATAACATGAATGAGCATAGAAGAGCCAACAGTGTCCCTGAACAACCAGCTGGCATGCAAAGTGGGCCAGGCGAGGAAGAGCACACTGATGGTGGGTCCCATCCACCGGCTGACCGTGGCTCTGGGGTACCTTCAACTAGTGGGTCTGATTCCGAAGATGAAGTTGTTCGATTGTTAAACTCAGCAGATCACTATTCAGCATTGGGTTTGTCTAGATTCCAAGAAATAGATGTCACTTTTCTCAAGCGGGAATACAGAAAAAAG GCAATGCTGGTCCATCCTGATAAAAATATGGGTAATGAAAAAGCTGCTGAAGCTTTTAAGAAGCTTCAAAATGCATACGAG GTTTTGCTGGATACTTCTAAGCAAAAAGCATATGATGATGAATTGAGAAGGGAAGATCTTTTGAATTACTTCCGACGATTTCAAAATACTACCCCAAAg AACAAACGAGATGGGTTTTTTGGACGGTCAGAGGTTCATGTGGATGATCCTTTGGGAGAATCTAGACGAATTGCATGCCAAAAGTGTGGCAGTTTTCACATGTGGTTTTACTCCAAAAAGACAAAAGCTAGAGCCAGATCGTGCCAG GATTGTAAAGACTTTCATCCAGCCAAAGATGGGGATGGGTGGGTTGAACAATCATCTCAGCCGTTCCTATTTGGGATATTCCACAAG GTAGATACCCCCCGTGCTTATGTTTGTGCAGATAGCAAGATATACGATGCCACAGAATGGTATCTCTGCCAG GGAATGAGATGCCCCACAAATACTCACAAACCAAGCTTTCATGTGAACACGAGTGTAATGTCAAAGCACAGCTACAGTAAGGGAGCGAGCTCAAGCCatagaggaggaggaggagggatGCCAAACATGGATGAAACCATGACGGAAGAAGAATTCATGGAGTGGTTACAAAATGCGGTCCAATCGGGCATGTTTGACAATTTTGCAGCAGCCAATGGTGGCTCACCTTCAAACAGCTCCAAAAATGGAAGCTCTAGCTCTAGTAAACAACGAAAGAAGAAAGGCAAGAAATGGTAA